One genomic window of Glycine max cultivar Williams 82 chromosome 16, Glycine_max_v4.0, whole genome shotgun sequence includes the following:
- the LOC100790846 gene encoding protein ABIL1, translating to MELEHPTATPLNSAMTYDEASMERSKSFVNALQELKNLRPQLYSAAEYCEKSYLHSEQKQMVLDNLKDYAVRALVNAVDHLGTVAYKLTDLLEQQTFDVSTMDLKVATINQKLLTCQIYTDKEGLRQQQLLAFIPRHHKHYILPNSVNKKVHFSPQIQIDARQNPFQTRTRFQSSGTPAAKTLSWHLASETKSTLKGSSHASPSPNTENPKFSAKASGVFHLLDNEENTWMKSSPAQIYFPNGVPTSSTPMHTLGGTGKDALEGSKPLTAFRSFDYQNRRETVQVPTRSKSVLSAFFVKQKTPKLKAGSFL from the exons ATGGAGTTGGAGCACCCGACCGCGACGCCGCTCAACTCCGCCATGACCTACGACGAAGCCTCCATGGAGCGCAGCAAGAGCTTCGTCAACGCCTTGCAG GAACTTAAGAACCTAAGGCCTCAACTTTATTCTGCTGCAGAATACTGTGAAAAATCTTATCTCCATAGTGAACAGAAACAAAT GGTACTTGACAACCTGAAAGACTATGCTGTAAGAGCCCTTGTGAATGCTGTTGATCATCTAGGAACAGTTGCATACAAGTTAACTGACCTTCTTGAGCAGCAAACATTTGATGTCTCAACTATGGATTTGAAGGTCGCTACCATAAATCAG AAACTTCTTACATGCCAAATTTACACTGATAAAGAAGGTCTACGGCAGCAGCAATTGTTAGCTTTCATTCCCAGACATCATAAGCACTACATTTTGCCAA ATTCTGTCAATAAAAAGGTACATTTCAGTCCACAAATACAGATTGATGCAAGACAGAATCCATTTCAAACCAGAACCCGTTTTCAATCTTCAG GTACCCCTGCAGCGAAAACTCTTTCATGGCATTTAGCATCAGAGACAAAGTCTACCTTAAAAGGGTCTTCGCATGCTTCCCCTTCCCCAAA CACTGAGAACCCAAAGTTTTCTGCCAAGGCCTCTGGAGTTTTCCATCTCTTAG ATAATGAAGAGAACACCTGGATGAAATCCTCACCTGCACAAATTTACTTTCCAAATGGAGTTCCTACCTCTAGTACACCCATGCATACTTTAGGTGGTACAGGCAAG GATGCATTGGAGGGATCCAAACCATTGACAGCATTCAGATCATTCGACTACCAAAATCGGCGTGAGACTGTCCAAGTCCCTACTCGAAGCAAAAGTGTGCTATCAGCTTTCTTTGTCAAGCAGAAAACACCAAAGTTGAAAGCCGGTTCTTTCTTATGA
- the LOC100792423 gene encoding uncharacterized protein — protein MALLIHSLEMSVAPQISQNPNPKLSKLHSFKPYPKGKAIGSTRGVRISCKVKDCVVLDENVNSYGQFSVPVKQGSKQSKEEEEEKQNYYVNVGYAIRTLREEFPDLFYKELSFDIYRDDIVFKDPMNTFIGIENYKSIFWALRFHGMMFFKALWVEISSVWQPVENVIMVRWTVHGIPRVLWESRGRFDGTSEYKLDKQGKIFEHRVDNIAMNSPPRFKVLGVEELIRSIGCPSIARPTYFEISSPPKRT, from the exons ATGGCTCTTCTAATCCACTCCCTGGAAATGTCCGTTGCCCCCCAAATTTCtcaaaaccctaaccctaagcTGAGCAAACTCCACAGCTTCAAACCCTACCCCAAGGGCAAAGCGATTGGGTCAACGCGCGGTGTGAGAATTTCCTGCAAGGTGAAAGATTGTGTGGTTTTGGATGAGAACGTGAATTCGTACGGTCAATTTTCGGTTCCGGTGAAGCAAGGGTCGAAGCAGAGcaaagaggaggaggaagagaagCAGAATTACTATGTGAATGTGGGATATGCTATCCGAACTCTGAGGGAGGAATTCCCTGATCTTTTCTACAAGGAACTTAGCTTTGACATCTACAG GGATGATATTGTGTTCAAGGATCCTATGAACACATTCATTGGTATTGAGAATTACAAATCTATCTTCTGGGCACTACGATTTCATGGCATGATGTTTTTCAAAGCTCTGTGGGTGGAAATAAGTAGTGTATGGCAGCCTGTTGAGAATGTCATTATGGTTCGCTGGACTGTTCACGGGATCCCACGAGTTCTATGGGAAAGTCGTGGTAGGTTTGATGGAACCTCTGAGTATAAACTTGACAAGCAAGGCAAGATTTTTGAGCACCGGGTTGACAACATTGCTATGAATTCACCTCCTCGGTTCAAAGTGTTGGGTGTGGAAGAATTAATTCGATCTATTGGCTGCCCCTCAATTGCAAGACCAAcctattttgaaatttcttcaCCTCCCAAGAGAACGTAG
- the LOC100808518 gene encoding golgin candidate 3 isoform X1 — MWGTIANLKENLNKIALDVHDDDDDDEIFRVYGAGSPSNGGSSAVSDRRSSHGSVRSRSGIRSPLANGIDHASLPEIEQYKAEIKKLQASEAEIKALSVNYAALLKEKEDHIVKLNKENGSLKQNLEATNAALRVSRIEGSGASTNGTYTVKGSSDQSPNQQHKFNTQRKNRYAINNGTMSALESDAIQSEMEIKHSNLQGNHQELGDLVDGNTTVAVQHAPEIQKLRLELEQEHNQLANIQLKFQEEQRFNKSFQEELNILKLERDRTSKEMNKIHNELNEKVSEIKHLELELTRRENEGGVAVDSLKRLIKTLEKENTTLKMERTEIEAELENSRKSFTDKMMLDASHIQKKDSSSVGDMPEHSKSFPGKEEMERSLQNLSKDLKETQQDRDKVVQELNRLKQHLLEKASEDSDKMDEDSKIIEELRDSNNYLRAQVSHLDRTLKQALASQEELKMANDSEILKSKEAINDLNKKLANCMSTIDAKNIELLNLQTALGQYYAEIEAMEHLERELAHAREEIAKLSQLLKEADHRADVSRNEKEEILGKLSQSEKVQTEWRSRVTKLEDDNAKLRKVLEQSMTRLNRMSIDSDYLVDRRIVIKLLVTYFQRNHSREVLDLMVRMLGFSDEDKQRIGGAQHGSGKGVVRGVLGLPSRLVGGLLGGNSTDTAANAGSDNQICGLIFFSRKQKKERRENHQKIQVKPWKILPIKVLILSLSLHHFPIGGLMLEHHLLFKLLQQIKTSVVPLVVIFSILNILILSSQQFLLHHLMVKLLVQTSIRDTEYTLEYPIKQMYISLFVQLILSHSK; from the exons ATGTGGGGCACCATTGCCAATTTGAAGGAGAACCTCAACAAGATCGCCCTCGATGTTCatgacgacgacgacgacgacgaaaTTTTCCGAGTGTACGGTGCCGGAAGCCCATCCAATGGCGGCAGCTCTGCCGTCTCCGATCGCCGGAGCTCCCACGGCTCCGTCCGTTCCAGATCGGGGATTAGGTCGCCGCTCGCAAACGGCATCGATCATGCCTCTCTTCCTGAg ATAGAACAATACAAAGCAGAAATCAAGAAACTTCAAGCATCCGAGGCAGAAATTAAAGCATTGTCAGTTAATTATGCAGCtctcttaaaagaaaaagag GATCatattgttaaattaaataaagaaaatggcTCACTAAAGCAGAATTTGGAGGCTACAAATGCTGCTCTGCGTGTCTCCAGAATCGAAGGTTCTGGAGCATCTACAAATGGCACTTATACAGTCAAG GGAAGTAGTGATCAGTCACCCAATCAACAGCATAAGTTCAACACTCAACGGAAAAATCGGTATGCTATAAACAATGGAACCATGTCTGCTTTGGAATCTGATGCTATTCAAAGTGAGATGGAAATCAAACATTCAAATTTACAAGGAAATCATCAG GAGCTTGGAGATTTGGTTGATGGAAATACCACAGTAGCTGTACAACATGCCCCAGAAATACAGAAGTTGAGGTTAGAACTAGAGCAAGAACATAATCAATTGGCGAACATTCAGCTAAAATTCCAAG AGGAACAGAGATTCAACAAGTCTTTCCAGGAGGAGCTTAACATATTAAAGTTGGAAAGAGACAGa ACATCGAAGGAGATGaacaaaatacataatgaaTTGAATGAGAAAGTATCAGAAATAAAGCATCTGGAACTTGAGTTGACAAGACGGGAAAATGAAGGTGGGGTGGCTGTTGATAGCTTAAAAAGACTTATCAAAACCTTAGAGAAGGAAAACACCACACTTAAG ATGGAAAGGACTGAAATTGAGGCTGAACTTGAAAATAGTAGGAAGTCTTTCACTGATAAAATGATGCTTGATGCTTCACATATTCAGAAAAAAGATTCTAGCAGTGTCGGTGAT ATGCCAGAACACTCCAAAAGTTTTCcaggaaaggaagaaatggaaagatcCTTACAAAACCTTAGTAAAGATTTGAAGGAAACACAACAGGACAGGGACAAAGTGGTGCAGGAATTGAACCGCCTCAAACAGCATTTACTGGAAAag GCATCTGAAGACTCAGATAAAATGGATGAAGACAGCAAAATCATTGAAGAGCTACGTGATAGCAATAATTATTTAAGGGCTCAAGTATCACATCTTGATAGAACTCTGAAGCAAGCACTTGCAAGTCAAGAGGAGCTGAAGATGGCAAATGATAGTGAAATTCTCAAGTCCAAAGAAGCCATTAATGACCTGAACAAGAAACTAGCAAACTGTATGAGCACTATAGATGCTAAAAATATTGAACTTTTAAATCTACAGACAGCTCTAGGACAGTACTATGCTGAAATTGAAGCCATG GAGCATTTAGAAAGGGAGTTGGCTCATGCAAGAGAAGAAATAGCTAAGCTTTCTCAACTTTTGAAA GAAGCAGATCACAGAGCAGATGtatcaaggaatgaaaaagaagaaattttaggCAAGCTTTCACAATCTGAGAAGGTGCAAACTGAATGGAGAAGTAGAGTAACCAAGCTTGAGGATGACAATGCCAAATTGAGGAAGGTTCTTGAGCAGAGTATGACACGGTTGAATAGAATGTCGATAGATTCAGATTATCTTGTTGACAG GCGCATTGTGATAAAATTACTTGTAACTTATTTTCAGAGAAATCACAGCAGAGAG GTTTTGGACCTCATGGTTCGCATGCTAGGATTCTCTGATGAGGATAAGCAGAGGATTGGAGGTGCTCAACATGGTTCGGGTAAAGGTGTTGTTCGAGGAGTTCTTGGGCTGCCTAGCCGCTTGGTTGGAGGCCTCTTGGGAGGAAATTCGACTGACACAGCTGCAAATGCAGGATCTGATAACCAG ATTTGTGGGTTGATTTTCTTCTCAAGGAAacagaagaaagagagaagagagaatcaTCAGAAAATACAGGTAAAGCCATGGAAAATTCTTCCGATAAAAGTCCTTATACTATCCCTGTCACTCCACCATTTTCCAATCGGAGGTTTGATGCTGGAACACCATCTGCTTTTCAAATTACTCCAACAAATCAAAACATCAGTCGTCCCCCTCGTGGTTATTTTCAGCATTCTGAACATTTTGATTCTGAGTTCTCAACAGTTCCTCTTACATCATCTGATGGTAAAACTACTAGTTCAAACCAGCATCCGAGATACTGAATATACATTGGAGTACCCAATTAAACAAATGTATATATCATTGTTTGTTCAATTAATTCTTTCACATTCAAAATGA
- the LOC100808518 gene encoding golgin candidate 3 isoform X2, translating into MWGTIANLKENLNKIALDVHDDDDDDEIFRVYGAGSPSNGGSSAVSDRRSSHGSVRSRSGIRSPLANGIDHASLPEIEQYKAEIKKLQASEAEIKALSVNYAALLKEKEDHIVKLNKENGSLKQNLEATNAALRVSRIEGSGASTNGTYTVKGSSDQSPNQQHKFNTQRKNRYAINNGTMSALESDAIQSEMEIKHSNLQGNHQELGDLVDGNTTVAVQHAPEIQKLRLELEQEHNQLANIQLKFQEEQRFNKSFQEELNILKLERDRTSKEMNKIHNELNEKVSEIKHLELELTRRENEGGVAVDSLKRLIKTLEKENTTLKMERTEIEAELENSRKSFTDKMMLDASHIQKKDSSSVGDMPEHSKSFPGKEEMERSLQNLSKDLKETQQDRDKVVQELNRLKQHLLEKASEDSDKMDEDSKIIEELRDSNNYLRAQVSHLDRTLKQALASQEELKMANDSEILKSKEAINDLNKKLANCMSTIDAKNIELLNLQTALGQYYAEIEAMEHLERELAHAREEIAKLSQLLKEADHRADVSRNEKEEILGKLSQSEKVQTEWRSRVTKLEDDNAKLRKVLEQSMTRLNRMSIDSDYLVDRRIVIKLLVTYFQRNHSREVLDLMVRMLGFSDEDKQRIGGAQHGSGKGVVRGVLGLPSRLVGGLLGGNSTDTAANAGSDNQSFADLWVDFLLKETEEREKRESSENTGKAMENSSDKSPYTIPVTPPFSNRRFDAGTPSAFQITPTNQNISRPPRGYFQHSEHFDSEFSTVPLTSSDGKTTSSNQHPRY; encoded by the exons ATGTGGGGCACCATTGCCAATTTGAAGGAGAACCTCAACAAGATCGCCCTCGATGTTCatgacgacgacgacgacgacgaaaTTTTCCGAGTGTACGGTGCCGGAAGCCCATCCAATGGCGGCAGCTCTGCCGTCTCCGATCGCCGGAGCTCCCACGGCTCCGTCCGTTCCAGATCGGGGATTAGGTCGCCGCTCGCAAACGGCATCGATCATGCCTCTCTTCCTGAg ATAGAACAATACAAAGCAGAAATCAAGAAACTTCAAGCATCCGAGGCAGAAATTAAAGCATTGTCAGTTAATTATGCAGCtctcttaaaagaaaaagag GATCatattgttaaattaaataaagaaaatggcTCACTAAAGCAGAATTTGGAGGCTACAAATGCTGCTCTGCGTGTCTCCAGAATCGAAGGTTCTGGAGCATCTACAAATGGCACTTATACAGTCAAG GGAAGTAGTGATCAGTCACCCAATCAACAGCATAAGTTCAACACTCAACGGAAAAATCGGTATGCTATAAACAATGGAACCATGTCTGCTTTGGAATCTGATGCTATTCAAAGTGAGATGGAAATCAAACATTCAAATTTACAAGGAAATCATCAG GAGCTTGGAGATTTGGTTGATGGAAATACCACAGTAGCTGTACAACATGCCCCAGAAATACAGAAGTTGAGGTTAGAACTAGAGCAAGAACATAATCAATTGGCGAACATTCAGCTAAAATTCCAAG AGGAACAGAGATTCAACAAGTCTTTCCAGGAGGAGCTTAACATATTAAAGTTGGAAAGAGACAGa ACATCGAAGGAGATGaacaaaatacataatgaaTTGAATGAGAAAGTATCAGAAATAAAGCATCTGGAACTTGAGTTGACAAGACGGGAAAATGAAGGTGGGGTGGCTGTTGATAGCTTAAAAAGACTTATCAAAACCTTAGAGAAGGAAAACACCACACTTAAG ATGGAAAGGACTGAAATTGAGGCTGAACTTGAAAATAGTAGGAAGTCTTTCACTGATAAAATGATGCTTGATGCTTCACATATTCAGAAAAAAGATTCTAGCAGTGTCGGTGAT ATGCCAGAACACTCCAAAAGTTTTCcaggaaaggaagaaatggaaagatcCTTACAAAACCTTAGTAAAGATTTGAAGGAAACACAACAGGACAGGGACAAAGTGGTGCAGGAATTGAACCGCCTCAAACAGCATTTACTGGAAAag GCATCTGAAGACTCAGATAAAATGGATGAAGACAGCAAAATCATTGAAGAGCTACGTGATAGCAATAATTATTTAAGGGCTCAAGTATCACATCTTGATAGAACTCTGAAGCAAGCACTTGCAAGTCAAGAGGAGCTGAAGATGGCAAATGATAGTGAAATTCTCAAGTCCAAAGAAGCCATTAATGACCTGAACAAGAAACTAGCAAACTGTATGAGCACTATAGATGCTAAAAATATTGAACTTTTAAATCTACAGACAGCTCTAGGACAGTACTATGCTGAAATTGAAGCCATG GAGCATTTAGAAAGGGAGTTGGCTCATGCAAGAGAAGAAATAGCTAAGCTTTCTCAACTTTTGAAA GAAGCAGATCACAGAGCAGATGtatcaaggaatgaaaaagaagaaattttaggCAAGCTTTCACAATCTGAGAAGGTGCAAACTGAATGGAGAAGTAGAGTAACCAAGCTTGAGGATGACAATGCCAAATTGAGGAAGGTTCTTGAGCAGAGTATGACACGGTTGAATAGAATGTCGATAGATTCAGATTATCTTGTTGACAG GCGCATTGTGATAAAATTACTTGTAACTTATTTTCAGAGAAATCACAGCAGAGAG GTTTTGGACCTCATGGTTCGCATGCTAGGATTCTCTGATGAGGATAAGCAGAGGATTGGAGGTGCTCAACATGGTTCGGGTAAAGGTGTTGTTCGAGGAGTTCTTGGGCTGCCTAGCCGCTTGGTTGGAGGCCTCTTGGGAGGAAATTCGACTGACACAGCTGCAAATGCAGGATCTGATAACCAG TCTTTTGCAGATTTGTGGGTTGATTTTCTTCTCAAGGAAacagaagaaagagagaagagagaatcaTCAGAAAATACAGGTAAAGCCATGGAAAATTCTTCCGATAAAAGTCCTTATACTATCCCTGTCACTCCACCATTTTCCAATCGGAGGTTTGATGCTGGAACACCATCTGCTTTTCAAATTACTCCAACAAATCAAAACATCAGTCGTCCCCCTCGTGGTTATTTTCAGCATTCTGAACATTTTGATTCTGAGTTCTCAACAGTTCCTCTTACATCATCTGATGGTAAAACTACTAGTTCAAACCAGCATCCGAGATACTGA